From Desmodus rotundus isolate HL8 chromosome 12, HLdesRot8A.1, whole genome shotgun sequence, one genomic window encodes:
- the LOC112313827 gene encoding chymosin-like → MRSLVVLLAVLALSQGSGVTRIPLHKGKSIRKALKESGMLEDFLKTHQYAISSKYSKSGQVASEPLLNYMDCQYFGKIYIGTPPQEFTVVFDTGSSDLWVPSTYCKSEACQNHPRFNPSKSSTFRDLRKPLSIHYGTGSMEGVLGSDTVIVSNIVDPQQTVGLSTLEPGNVFVYSQFDGILGMAYPSLASEHSVPVFDNMMSRHLVAQDLFSVYMSRNGQGSMLTLGGIDQSYYTGSLHWVPVTVQEYWQFTVDSITIDGTVVACVGGCQAILDTGTSMLVGPSSDILNIQKAVGARKGRFDMFYTNCKSLSSMPTVVFEINGKKYPLPPYAYTSQDGDFCTSNFQGEDGSEHWILGDVFIREYYSVFDRANNRVGLAKAI, encoded by the exons GATCCCTCTGCACAAAGGCAAGTCCATCAGGAAGGCCCTGAAGGAGAGTGGGATGCTGGAGGACTTCCTGAAGACACACCAGTATGCCATCAGCAGCAAGTACTCCAAGTCCGGACAGGTGGCCAGCGAGCCCCTGCTCAACTACATGGAT TGCCAGTACTTTGGGAAGATCTACATTGGGACCCCACCCCAGGAGTTCACCGTAGTGTTCGACACCGGCTCCTCGGACCTCTGGGTGCCTTCCACCTACTGCAAGAGCGAAGCCTGCC AAAACCACCCCCGCTTCAACCCATCTAAGTCCTCCACCTTCCGGGACCTGCGCAAGCCTCTGAGCATCCACTATGGCACCGGCAGCATGGAGGGCGTCTTGGGCTCTGACACCGTCATT GTGTCCAATATTGTGGACCCTCAGCAGACCGTGGGCCTGAGCACCCTGGAGCCTGGGAATGTCTTCGTCTACTCCCAGTTCGATGGCATCCTGGGTATGGCCTACCCCTCTCTGGCTTCCGAGCACTCGGTGCCCGTGTTCGACAACATGATGAGCAGGCACCTGGTGGCCCAAGACCTGTTCTCCGTTTACATGAGCAG GAACGGCCAGGGGAGCATGCTGACACTGGGGGGCATCGACCAGTCCTACTACACGGGCTCCCTGCACTGGGTGCCCGTCACAGTGCAGGAATATTGGCAGTTCACCGTGGACAG TATCACTATCGATGGCACGGTGGTGGCGTGTGTCGGCGGCTGCCAGGCCATCCTGGACACGGGCACCTCCATGCTGGTTGGGCCCAGCAGTGACATTCTCAACATCCAGAAGGCCGTTGGGGCCAGAAAGGGCCGGTTTGACATG TTTTACACGAACTGCAAGAGCCTGAGCAGCATGCCTACCGTGGTCTTCGAGATCAATGGCAAAAAGTACCCACTGCCGCCCTACgcctacaccagccag GACGGGGACTTCTGCACCAGCAACTTCCAGGGCGAGGACGGCTCGGAGCACTGGATCCTGGGCGACGTCTTCATCCGCGAGTACTACAGCGTCTTCGACAGGGCCAACAACCGCGTGGGGCTGGCCAAGGCCATCTGA
- the KCNA10 gene encoding potassium voltage-gated channel subfamily A member 10, whose product MDTCGWKEMEVALVDFDNSDEIQEQPGYTTDFNPTGLKGRPGSSPFSNWRVLISDSTGHETAFCKLPGDLPDPPEPEPAAVNEGNQRVIINIAGLRFETQLRTLNQFPETLLGDREKRMQFFDSMRNEYFFDRNRPSFDGILYYYQSGGKIRRPANVPIDVFADEITFYELGSEAMDEFRNDEGFIKDPEIPLPTNDFHRQFWLLFEYPESSSAARGVATVSVLVVIISITIFCLETLPEFREDRELKVVREPSLNANKTTLSHTLFTDPFFMVESICIFWFTFELVLRFVVCPSKTGFFKNIMNLIDIISIIPYFATVITELVQETEPTAQQNMSLAILRVIRLVRVFRIFKLSRHSKGLQILGQTLKASMQELGLLIFFLFIGVILFSSAVYFAEVDEPESHFSSIPDGFWWAVVTMTTVGYGDMCPTTAGGKIVGILCAIAGVLTISLPVPVIVSNFNYFYHRETENEERQSIPREINKILNSVDSRMGSTGSLSKTNGGCSAEKSRE is encoded by the coding sequence ATGGATACATGTGGCTGGAAGGAAATGGAGGTCGCTCTGGTGGATTTCGATAACTCAGACGAAATCCAGGAACAGCCAGGCTACACCACAGACTTCAACCCCACAGGCCTGAAAGGCCGGCCTGGCAGCAGCCCCTTCTCCAACTGGAGGGTCCTCATCAGTGACAGCACTGGCCACGAGACAGCCTTCTGCAAGCTCCCAGGCGACTTGCCTGACCCCCCAGAGCCTGAGCCAGCAGCCGTGAACGAAGGAAACCAGCGGGTGATCATCAACATAGCTGGGCTGAGGTTCGAGACCCAGCTCCGAACCCTCAATCAGTTCCCAGAGACCCTGCTGGGGGATCGGGAGAAAAGGATGCAGTTCTTCGACTCCATGAGAAATGAGTATTTCTTCGACAGGAACAGGCCCAGTTTTGATGGAATCCTATATTATTACCAATCTGGTGGGAAAATCCGGCGCCCGGCCAACGTCCCCATTGACGTCTTCGCCGATGAGATCACCTTCTATGAGCTGGGCAGCGAGGCCATGGACGAGTTCCGAAATGATGAAGGCTTCATCAAAGACCCCGAAATACCGCTGCCCACCAATGACTTCCACCGGCAGTTCTGGCTCCTCTTTGAGTACCCGGAGAGTTCCAGTGCTGCCCGCGGCGTGGCCACGGTCTCCGTGTTGGTGGTCATCATCTCCATCACCATCTTCTGCCTGGAGACACTACCTGAGTTCCGAGAGGACAGGGAGCTGAAGGTAGTGAGAGAGCCCAGCCTCAACGCCAACAAGACCACCCTGTCCCACACCCTGTTCACCGACCCCTTCTTCATGGTGGAGTCCATCTGCATCTTTTGGTTCACCTTCGAGCTGGTGCTCCGGTTCGTGGTCTGCCCCAGCAAGACGGGCTTCTTCAAGAACATCATGAACCTCATCGACATCATCTCCATCATCCCCTACTTCGCCACCGTCATCACAGAGCTGGTCCAGGAGACAGAACCGACCGCCCAGCAGAACATGTCGCTGGCCATCCTGAGGGTCATCCGGCTGGTGCGGGTCTTCCGCATCTTCAAGCTCTCCCGCCACTCCAAGGGGCTGCAGATCCTGGGGCAGACGCTGAAGGCCTCCATGCAGGAGCTGGGGCTgctcatcttcttcctcttcatcgGGGTCATCCTCTTCTCCAGCGCCGTCTACTTCGCGGAGGTGGACGAGCCGGAGTCCCACTTCTCCAGCATCCCTGATGGCTTCTGGTGGGCAGTGGTCACCATGACGACGGTGGGCTATGGCGACATGTGCCCCACCACCGCAGGGGGCAAGATTGTGGGCATTCTGTGTGCCATCGCAGGCGTCCTGACCATTTCCCTCCCGGTGCCCGTCATTGTCTCCAACTTCAACTACTTCTACCACCGGGAGActgaaaatgaggagaggcaaaGCATTCCGCGGGAGATCAACAAAATCCTCAACAGCGTGGACTCGAGGATGGGCAGCACGGGCTCTCTCAGCAAGACCAATGGTGGCTGCTCTGCAGAAAAGTCTAGGGAGTGA